One genomic window of Bacillus mycoides includes the following:
- the flgK gene encoding flagellar hook-associated protein FlgK, giving the protein MRLSDYNTPLSGMLAAQMGLQTTKQNLSNIHTPGYVRQAVNLGSVGASNGHTPEQRIGSGVQTLGVDRITDEVKTKQFNDQLSQFSYYAYMNSTLSRVESMVGTTGKNSLSSLMDGFFNAFREVAKNPEQSNYYDTLVAETGKFTSQINRLAKNLDTAEVQTTEDIEAHVNEFNRLGASLAEANKKIGQAGTQVPNQLLDERDRIITEMSKYANIEVSYESMNPNITSVRMNGVLTVNGQDTYPLQLNKGNEPMTVAIYGSDIPLTGGAIQSAIDTKGKIASYKKNIEDLMSSVKNKVNTVMGKDFFVGDHAKDIQLNPEFAKDVSKMKISAETANKLAGITDGDYKEGLSYKQALDQFIVGVASDKSAVNAYQNIHKDLLEGIQQEKMSIEGVNMEEEMVNLMAFQKYFVANSKAITTMNEVFDSLFSIIR; this is encoded by the coding sequence ATGAGGTTATCTGATTATAATACACCGCTATCTGGTATGCTAGCGGCCCAAATGGGATTACAAACGACGAAACAAAACTTATCTAACATTCATACACCTGGCTATGTACGTCAAGCCGTGAATTTAGGGTCTGTAGGAGCAAGTAACGGTCATACGCCAGAACAGAGAATTGGTTCAGGTGTACAAACATTAGGTGTTGACCGAATTACTGATGAAGTGAAAACGAAGCAATTTAATGATCAGTTGTCACAGTTCTCTTACTACGCATATATGAATTCTACTTTATCACGAGTAGAGTCTATGGTAGGAACTACAGGAAAGAATTCATTATCTAGTTTAATGGATGGTTTTTTTAATGCTTTTCGTGAAGTTGCAAAAAATCCGGAACAATCGAACTACTACGATACATTAGTTGCTGAAACTGGAAAGTTCACAAGTCAAATAAATCGTCTTGCGAAAAACTTAGATACAGCGGAAGTACAGACGACAGAAGATATTGAAGCGCATGTCAATGAATTTAATCGTCTTGGTGCTAGTTTAGCAGAAGCGAATAAAAAAATTGGACAAGCAGGGACACAAGTACCTAATCAACTATTAGATGAACGTGATCGCATTATTACAGAGATGTCTAAATATGCCAATATAGAAGTGTCTTATGAATCTATGAATCCTAATATCACAAGTGTTAGAATGAATGGCGTTTTAACAGTAAATGGACAAGACACATATCCACTTCAATTAAATAAGGGGAACGAACCGATGACTGTTGCGATTTATGGATCGGATATTCCTTTAACAGGTGGAGCCATTCAATCAGCAATAGATACGAAAGGGAAGATTGCTAGTTATAAGAAAAATATTGAAGACTTAATGAGTTCTGTGAAAAATAAAGTGAATACAGTGATGGGAAAAGATTTCTTCGTTGGAGATCATGCGAAAGATATTCAGTTAAATCCTGAATTCGCAAAAGATGTTTCAAAAATGAAAATTTCTGCTGAAACAGCAAATAAACTGGCAGGAATTACAGATGGAGATTATAAAGAAGGTCTTTCTTATAAACAAGCGTTAGACCAATTTATAGTTGGTGTAGCTTCTGATAAAAGTGCAGTGAATGCTTATCAAAATATTCATAAAGACTTATTAGAAGGTATTCAGCAAGAAAAGATGAGTATAGAAGGCGTCAATATGGAAGAGGAAATGGTTAATTTAATGGCCTTTCAGAAATACTTCGTGGCAAACTCTAAGGCCATTACAACGATGAATGAAGTATTTGACAGTCTGTTTTCGATTATTAGATAA
- a CDS encoding flagellar hook-associated protein 3, translated as MRVSTFQNANWAKNQMMDLNVQQQYHRNQVTSGKKNLLMSEDPLAASKSFAIQHSLANIEQMQKDLADSKNVLTQTENTLQGVFKSLTRADQLTVQALNGTNSEKELKAIGAEIDQILKQVVYLANTKEQGRYIFGGDSAEQVPFTEDGTYQGGKNDVNWQLNDGYELKAFRNGEELLSPVIKTLKQMSEALNNGDQKALQPLLGENKKNLDSIINRTTEVGSTMNTMETFKTILSEQNLALQENRKEIEDVDLAVAISDLAYINATYEATLKAVSTMSKTSILDYM; from the coding sequence ATGAGAGTATCTACATTTCAAAATGCAAACTGGGCAAAGAATCAGATGATGGACTTGAATGTGCAGCAGCAATACCACCGAAATCAAGTAACTTCAGGGAAGAAAAACCTTCTTATGAGTGAAGATCCACTTGCGGCAAGCAAATCATTTGCGATTCAGCATTCTTTAGCAAATATTGAACAAATGCAAAAAGATTTAGCGGATTCGAAAAATGTATTAACACAAACTGAAAATACTTTACAAGGTGTTTTTAAATCTTTAACAAGAGCGGATCAATTAACAGTGCAAGCGTTAAATGGAACGAATAGCGAAAAAGAATTGAAGGCAATCGGTGCAGAGATTGATCAAATTTTAAAACAAGTTGTATATTTAGCGAATACGAAAGAGCAAGGCCGTTATATTTTCGGTGGTGATAGTGCTGAGCAAGTTCCATTCACAGAAGATGGTACGTATCAAGGTGGAAAAAATGATGTAAACTGGCAACTAAATGATGGCTATGAATTAAAAGCATTTCGTAACGGAGAAGAACTATTATCACCGGTTATAAAAACGTTAAAACAGATGAGTGAAGCGCTGAATAACGGTGATCAAAAAGCTTTGCAACCACTATTAGGAGAAAATAAGAAAAACTTAGATAGCATCATTAACCGTACAACTGAAGTTGGTTCAACTATGAATACAATGGAGACTTTTAAAACGATTTTAAGCGAGCAAAATTTAGCACTTCAAGAAAACCGTAAAGAAATTGAAGATGTCGATTTGGCGGTAGCAATTTCTGACCTAGCATATATCAATGCAACGTATGAAGCGACGCTTAAAGCGGTTAGTACGATGAGTAAAACGAGTATTTTGGACTACATGTAA
- a CDS encoding flagellar hook-associated protein 2 has product MAGTLTGIGGRQQIWNLGNNMIDTSNFVELEMQALDMRKTPYANEKNQLSQDKLLYTSLKSEFSSFTQTFKNLAAFKGNEKKVTTTQDGYINVKADGGAIAGTFNMTITQLAQRHQIASNSIDNINEKLPRNETIKLGDKELKVTTDMTYKDLINKINDGDYGVSAYTLGNKIFMSSTKEGEANAIKLASTPPNVLTELFYSEVKIKGTGTNQDSETKTEMKLNTINEAKNAIYSINGIEDKSPTNTIEALPGVKIELLKVTEPKVDEKPGEEKPDAGTTTDSKVKGIDLKFTVSDSNVTDASNIIKKMVADYNKAVSTIDIFAGKGGAFQGQAIMQSVRQAMNNIVTFSQDGNYLFSFGIQLKQDGTMEVNDEKLTQALKDKPDAAKQFFFGSNGLGKMMEEPLDKLFGDKGVVGERVKNIDSRVSDLDKKIKDIETQNLQKQDEIVKKYQKLESTLAALDSQLKTIKAMTKQKSDD; this is encoded by the coding sequence ATGGCAGGAACATTAACAGGTATTGGCGGTAGACAACAGATCTGGAACCTCGGAAATAATATGATCGATACATCTAACTTTGTAGAATTAGAAATGCAAGCGTTAGATATGAGAAAAACACCGTATGCTAATGAAAAGAACCAACTTTCACAAGATAAACTATTATACACAAGTTTAAAATCAGAATTTAGTTCTTTCACACAAACATTTAAAAACTTAGCGGCTTTTAAAGGGAATGAGAAAAAAGTTACAACAACACAAGATGGTTATATTAATGTAAAAGCTGATGGTGGAGCGATTGCAGGAACTTTTAATATGACGATTACACAGCTCGCACAGCGTCATCAAATAGCTTCTAATTCTATTGATAATATAAATGAGAAGCTTCCAAGAAATGAAACAATAAAACTAGGCGATAAAGAACTAAAAGTAACAACTGATATGACATATAAAGATTTAATTAATAAAATTAATGATGGGGATTATGGGGTATCAGCATATACACTTGGTAATAAAATTTTTATGTCCTCTACGAAAGAAGGAGAGGCAAACGCTATTAAATTAGCAAGTACACCACCTAACGTACTTACTGAACTATTTTATTCAGAGGTGAAAATTAAAGGGACAGGCACAAATCAAGACAGTGAAACTAAGACGGAAATGAAATTAAATACTATTAATGAAGCGAAAAATGCTATATATAGTATTAACGGTATCGAGGACAAAAGTCCTACGAATACAATTGAAGCTCTTCCTGGCGTGAAAATTGAATTGTTAAAAGTAACGGAGCCAAAAGTAGACGAAAAACCAGGTGAAGAAAAACCAGATGCAGGTACAACAACAGATTCAAAAGTAAAAGGTATTGATCTGAAGTTTACAGTAAGTGATTCAAATGTAACAGACGCATCAAATATTATTAAAAAAATGGTAGCTGATTATAATAAAGCTGTTTCTACAATAGATATTTTTGCTGGAAAAGGTGGAGCCTTCCAAGGTCAAGCCATTATGCAAAGTGTACGTCAAGCGATGAATAACATCGTAACATTTTCTCAAGACGGTAATTATTTGTTTTCATTTGGAATTCAATTAAAGCAAGACGGGACGATGGAAGTTAATGATGAAAAATTAACACAAGCGTTAAAAGACAAGCCGGATGCAGCGAAGCAATTTTTCTTTGGTTCTAACGGTTTAGGGAAGATGATGGAAGAACCACTTGATAAACTATTTGGTGATAAAGGTGTAGTCGGAGAGCGTGTAAAAAACATCGATTCACGTGTAAGTGATTTAGATAAAAAGATTAAAGATATTGAAACACAAAATCTGCAAAAACAAGATGAGATTGTGAAGAAGTATCAAAAGCTAGAAAGTACATTAGCGGCGCTAGATAGCCAACTAAAAACAATTAAAGCAATGACAAAACAAAAAAGTGATGATTAA
- the fliS gene encoding flagellar export chaperone FliS, whose product MQAWQRYMQNDIMTSNPIKNTIFIYERCIVEFRNLEELLNTFKLQEGDALLEKLERIFEELKLQLNPEITKDLYDSLFGLYDWISIQIQTMKVTREAKDMDAIVQVLQDLIDGYRGALENEQ is encoded by the coding sequence ATGCAAGCATGGCAACGTTATATGCAAAATGATATTATGACGAGTAATCCAATTAAAAATACAATTTTTATTTATGAAAGATGTATCGTTGAGTTTCGTAATTTAGAAGAGCTTTTAAATACTTTTAAACTACAAGAAGGAGATGCACTTCTTGAAAAATTAGAACGTATTTTTGAAGAGTTAAAGCTTCAATTAAATCCTGAGATTACTAAAGATTTATATGATAGCCTATTCGGTTTATACGATTGGATTAGCATTCAAATTCAGACGATGAAAGTAACACGTGAAGCAAAAGACATGGATGCGATTGTGCAAGTGTTACAAGATTTAATAGACGGTTACCGCGGAGCACTTGAAAATGAACAATGA
- the flgB gene encoding flagellar basal body rod protein FlgB — protein sequence MPDLVSDVSHYMNYLVTKRNTVSSNIANANTPGFKAQDVTFAEQMNMNNPLFKKNAADLKSNSDLYQTNEMHLPTANAKNTYAKIQTKSMQTNKDGNSVDVTTEMLDLMKTNQLYGISINAINTQYAINQAARGR from the coding sequence ATGCCGGACTTAGTTAGTGATGTTAGTCATTATATGAATTATTTAGTAACGAAGCGAAATACTGTTTCTAGTAATATTGCAAATGCGAATACACCGGGGTTTAAAGCACAAGATGTAACATTTGCTGAACAAATGAATATGAATAATCCACTATTCAAAAAAAATGCTGCGGATTTAAAGAGTAATTCAGACTTATATCAAACGAATGAAATGCACTTACCGACAGCAAATGCGAAAAATACATATGCAAAGATTCAAACGAAATCAATGCAAACGAATAAAGATGGAAATAGTGTGGATGTAACGACAGAAATGCTAGATTTAATGAAAACAAACCAATTATATGGTATCTCAATTAATGCGATTAATACGCAATACGCAATTAACCAAGCAGCGCGTGGACGTTAA
- the flgC gene encoding flagellar basal body rod protein FlgC, whose translation MFQAINASGSGLTTARKWMEVTSNNIVNANTTGAPDAEPYHRRSVVLESNNNFANMLEGAPANGVKIKSIETDRNENLVYDPTHPHANEEGYVRYPNIDVTAEMTNVMVAQKMYEANTSVLNANKKMLDKDLEIGRG comes from the coding sequence ATGTTCCAAGCAATTAATGCAAGTGGCTCAGGACTAACTACAGCGAGAAAATGGATGGAAGTTACTTCTAACAATATCGTAAATGCGAATACGACGGGAGCGCCAGACGCAGAGCCGTATCACCGCCGAAGTGTGGTGCTAGAATCAAATAATAATTTTGCAAATATGCTAGAGGGAGCTCCTGCTAACGGAGTGAAAATAAAAAGTATTGAAACAGACCGAAACGAAAATCTAGTATATGATCCAACGCATCCACATGCAAATGAAGAAGGATATGTACGTTATCCGAACATCGATGTGACAGCTGAGATGACGAATGTAATGGTTGCTCAAAAAATGTATGAAGCAAATACAAGTGTATTAAATGCGAACAAAAAAATGCTCGATAAAGATTTAGAAATCGGCCGAGGATAA
- the fliE gene encoding flagellar hook-basal body complex protein FliE, with product MKIQPMLNTQPFEAIQPIGAPKTSQTSVVEGKKFIDLLEDMNQTQNNAQTAVYDLLTKGVGETHDVLIQQKKAESQMKTAALVRDNLIENYKSLINMQI from the coding sequence ATGAAAATCCAACCAATGTTAAATACCCAGCCATTTGAAGCGATTCAACCAATTGGTGCACCGAAAACTTCACAAACATCTGTAGTTGAAGGTAAAAAGTTTATTGATTTATTGGAAGATATGAATCAAACACAAAATAATGCACAAACTGCGGTATATGATTTATTGACAAAAGGGGTAGGAGAAACACATGACGTTTTAATTCAGCAGAAGAAAGCTGAATCACAAATGAAAACGGCTGCTCTTGTACGAGATAATCTTATTGAGAATTATAAGTCACTAATTAATATGCAAATTTAG
- the fliF gene encoding flagellar basal-body MS-ring/collar protein FliF: protein MEKIKNVFQSLKTWHKLVIGAALLAIVTGALLYFTLPDKYVVVYQNLNDTDKQEITAELSKLGVDYQLAADGSIRVQKNDAPWVRKEMNGMGLPFNSKSGEEILLESSLGSSEQDKKMKQIVGTKKQLEQDIVRNFATIETANVQITLPEKETIFDEEKAKGTAAITIGVKRGQLLTADQVAGIQQMISAAVPGVKAEEVSVIDSKKGVISKGADAAQSTSSSSYEKEVEMQQQIEGKLKQDIDATLMTMFKPNEYKVNTKVSVNYDEVTRQSEKYGDKGVLRSKQEQEESSTAQEGADAKPSAGITANGEVPNYGTNNNQNGKIVYDNKNGNKIENYEIDKTVETIKKHPELTKTNVVVWVDNDTLVKRRIDMTTFKEAIGTAAGLQADPNGNFINGQVNVVTVQFDQPKVEKEKEPEKIGINWWLFGGITGGLLALGGLLWFFLARRKKKKEEEEYDEYLAEEEVAASSESIMEIPEEKIVPEPRQEPVEPTEPTLDDQVQEATREHVEGTAKVIKKWLNG from the coding sequence ATGGAAAAGATAAAAAATGTTTTCCAATCGTTGAAAACGTGGCATAAGTTAGTAATTGGTGCTGCGCTCTTAGCGATTGTAACAGGAGCACTTTTATACTTCACCTTGCCAGATAAATATGTTGTTGTATATCAAAATTTAAACGATACAGATAAGCAAGAGATTACAGCAGAATTATCGAAGCTAGGTGTTGATTACCAATTAGCAGCCGATGGTTCGATTCGAGTGCAAAAGAACGATGCTCCATGGGTTCGAAAAGAAATGAATGGAATGGGCTTACCGTTTAATTCAAAAAGCGGTGAGGAAATTTTATTAGAAAGCTCGCTCGGTTCAAGTGAGCAAGATAAGAAAATGAAGCAGATTGTCGGTACGAAAAAGCAATTGGAGCAAGATATTGTACGAAACTTTGCGACAATTGAAACGGCAAATGTGCAAATTACATTACCTGAAAAAGAAACCATTTTTGATGAAGAAAAGGCAAAGGGAACAGCAGCAATTACTATTGGTGTGAAACGTGGACAACTATTAACAGCTGATCAAGTTGCGGGTATACAGCAAATGATTAGTGCAGCCGTTCCAGGTGTGAAAGCAGAAGAAGTAAGTGTTATTGATAGCAAAAAAGGTGTTATCTCAAAAGGAGCAGATGCAGCGCAATCTACTAGTTCCTCTTCTTATGAAAAAGAAGTTGAGATGCAACAACAAATTGAAGGTAAATTAAAGCAAGATATTGATGCGACGTTAATGACGATGTTTAAGCCAAATGAATATAAAGTGAATACGAAAGTGTCTGTAAATTATGATGAAGTTACACGCCAGTCAGAAAAATATGGTGATAAAGGTGTACTTCGCAGTAAACAAGAGCAAGAGGAAAGCTCTACTGCGCAAGAAGGAGCGGATGCGAAGCCAAGTGCTGGTATTACAGCGAATGGTGAAGTGCCAAACTACGGTACGAACAATAATCAAAATGGTAAAATCGTCTACGATAATAAAAATGGTAACAAAATTGAAAACTATGAAATAGATAAAACAGTTGAAACGATTAAGAAACATCCAGAATTAACGAAAACAAATGTTGTTGTATGGGTAGATAATGATACGTTAGTAAAACGAAGAATTGATATGACAACGTTTAAAGAAGCAATTGGTACAGCAGCTGGACTTCAAGCTGATCCGAACGGAAACTTTATAAATGGTCAAGTTAACGTTGTAACTGTTCAGTTTGATCAACCGAAAGTAGAGAAAGAGAAAGAACCAGAAAAAATCGGCATTAACTGGTGGTTATTCGGTGGAATTACAGGTGGATTGTTAGCGCTTGGTGGCCTATTATGGTTCTTCTTAGCAAGACGTAAGAAAAAGAAAGAAGAAGAGGAATATGATGAATACTTAGCAGAAGAGGAAGTTGCTGCTAGTAGTGAAAGCATTATGGAAATTCCTGAAGAGAAAATAGTACCAGAGCCAAGACAAGAACCAGTAGAACCGACAGAACCTACATTAGATGACCAAGTGCAGGAAGCTACGAGAGAGCATGTAGAAGGTACTGCAAAAGTTATTAAAAAATGGCTAAACGGATAG
- the fliG gene encoding flagellar motor switch protein FliG, producing MLDEISSKEKAAILIRTLDEEVAAKVIEYMTAEEKEVLLREIAKFRIYKPETLENVLGEFLYELNVKELNLVTPDKEYIRRIFKNMPEDELEKLLEDLWYNKDNPFEFLNSLTDLEPLLTVLNDESPQTIAIIASYIKPQLASQLIERLPDHKRVETVMGIAKLEQVDGELINQIGELLKAKLNNMAFSAINKTDGLKTIVNILNNVSRGVEKTVFQKLDEVDYELSEKIKENMFVFEDLLGLEDLALRRVLEEITDNGVIAKAIKIAKEEIKEKLFTCMSSNRKEMILEELDGLGPLKMTDAEKAQQTITGTVKKLEKEGRIIIQRGEDDVLI from the coding sequence ATGTTAGATGAAATCTCCTCCAAAGAAAAAGCTGCCATCCTCATTCGTACATTAGACGAAGAGGTGGCAGCAAAAGTCATTGAATATATGACGGCTGAGGAAAAAGAAGTGTTACTTCGTGAAATTGCGAAGTTTCGTATATATAAACCAGAAACGTTAGAAAATGTACTAGGGGAGTTTCTGTATGAACTAAATGTAAAAGAATTGAATTTAGTGACTCCAGATAAAGAATACATTCGTCGTATATTTAAAAATATGCCAGAAGACGAATTGGAAAAATTATTGGAAGACCTTTGGTACAACAAAGATAATCCATTTGAATTCTTAAATTCACTTACAGATTTAGAACCACTTCTTACAGTGCTTAATGATGAATCGCCACAAACGATAGCAATTATTGCTTCTTATATTAAGCCACAACTTGCTTCTCAATTAATTGAGAGATTACCAGATCATAAACGTGTAGAAACGGTAATGGGCATTGCGAAGCTAGAGCAAGTAGACGGTGAATTAATTAATCAAATTGGTGAGTTGTTAAAAGCAAAATTAAATAATATGGCATTTAGTGCTATTAATAAAACAGATGGTTTAAAAACGATTGTGAACATTTTAAATAACGTTTCACGAGGCGTTGAAAAAACAGTCTTTCAAAAGCTCGATGAAGTCGATTATGAGTTATCTGAGAAAATTAAAGAAAATATGTTTGTCTTTGAAGACTTACTCGGTCTTGAAGATCTTGCGCTTCGCCGCGTATTAGAGGAAATTACAGATAACGGTGTTATTGCAAAAGCAATTAAAATTGCAAAAGAAGAAATTAAAGAGAAATTATTTACATGTATGTCTTCAAACCGTAAAGAGATGATTCTAGAAGAGTTAGATGGCTTAGGACCGCTTAAGATGACGGATGCTGAAAAAGCGCAGCAAACGATTACAGGTACAGTGAAAAAGCTAGAGAAAGAAGGAAGAATTATCATTCAAAGAGGTGAAGATGATGTCCTTATTTAA
- a CDS encoding FliH/SctL family protein, whose amino-acid sequence MSLFKNRIPKNSVSFSEETYELQFPKPIPVHAEGKIQVDHAELLAQQDALHMEMNQLRQHQQTLEREHQQLLQAKEEFQMHIHEQMEQVEAARILFQKEQQETAYEWTELLWNQSFQLAEKIVNQAVDSRLLDVLPILTGIVQTLPTSFEKLIITVHPETFERIQEEKENTKEYWLLQLVEWKYDFSLQFGEFVLEEEKEFFEFKFAPIFAKLRHKWEEEKLFEEQNV is encoded by the coding sequence ATGTCCTTATTTAAAAACAGAATTCCGAAGAATTCTGTTTCTTTTTCTGAAGAAACGTATGAATTACAGTTTCCAAAACCAATACCAGTTCACGCTGAAGGAAAAATACAAGTAGATCATGCAGAACTTCTTGCGCAGCAAGATGCATTACATATGGAAATGAATCAGCTAAGGCAGCATCAGCAAACGTTAGAACGAGAGCATCAGCAGTTGTTGCAGGCTAAAGAAGAGTTTCAAATGCATATTCATGAACAAATGGAGCAGGTGGAAGCAGCGCGTATACTGTTTCAAAAGGAGCAACAAGAAACGGCATACGAATGGACTGAGTTATTATGGAATCAATCTTTTCAATTAGCAGAAAAAATTGTGAATCAAGCGGTAGATTCACGATTATTAGATGTTCTGCCAATATTAACAGGTATCGTCCAAACATTGCCTACTTCATTTGAAAAGTTAATTATAACGGTTCATCCAGAAACATTTGAGCGTATACAAGAAGAGAAAGAAAATACGAAAGAGTATTGGTTACTACAATTAGTAGAATGGAAGTATGATTTTTCTTTACAGTTTGGCGAATTTGTTTTGGAAGAAGAGAAAGAGTTCTTTGAATTTAAATTTGCACCTATATTTGCGAAACTTCGTCATAAATGGGAAGAAGAAAAGTTGTTTGAGGAGCAAAACGTATGA
- a CDS encoding flagellar protein export ATPase FliI, with protein MNNKLMNEHNKWNTFIETPFYTKVGKVHSVQEQFFVAKGPKAKIGDVCLVGEHSVLCEVIAIEKENNMLLPFEQTEKVCYGDSVTLIVEDVVVPRGNHLLGKVLSANGKVLNEEAENIPVQKIKLDAPPIHAFEREEITDVFETGIKSIDSMLTIGIGQKIGIFAGSGVGKSTLLGMIAKNAKADINVISLVGERGREVKDFIRKELGEEGMKKSVVVVATSDESHLMQLRAAKLATSIAEFFRDQGNNVLLMMDSVTRFADARRSVDIAVKELPIGGKTLLMESYMKKLLERSGKTQKGAITGIYTVLVDGDDLNGPVPDLARGILDGHIVLKRELATLSHYPAISVLDSVSRIMEEIVSPNHWQLANEMRKILSIYKENELYFKLGTIQENEENAYIFECKNKVEAINMFLKQGRTDSFHFEDVVQAMHHIV; from the coding sequence ATGAACAACAAGCTCATGAACGAACATAATAAATGGAATACGTTTATTGAAACGCCGTTTTATACGAAAGTTGGCAAAGTTCATAGTGTACAAGAGCAGTTTTTTGTAGCGAAAGGTCCGAAAGCGAAGATTGGAGATGTTTGTCTCGTTGGAGAACATAGCGTCTTATGTGAAGTTATTGCAATTGAAAAAGAAAATAATATGTTACTCCCATTTGAACAGACAGAAAAAGTGTGTTACGGAGATTCAGTTACATTAATTGTAGAAGATGTCGTTGTGCCCCGTGGTAATCATTTGCTTGGCAAAGTGTTAAGTGCAAATGGCAAAGTATTAAACGAAGAGGCTGAAAATATTCCAGTGCAAAAAATAAAATTAGATGCACCGCCGATTCATGCATTTGAGCGTGAAGAAATTACAGATGTATTTGAAACGGGAATTAAATCGATTGATTCTATGTTAACGATTGGAATCGGTCAAAAGATTGGTATTTTCGCTGGATCGGGTGTTGGGAAATCTACATTACTTGGAATGATTGCGAAAAATGCAAAAGCTGATATTAACGTTATTAGTTTAGTAGGTGAGCGTGGCCGGGAAGTAAAAGACTTTATTCGAAAAGAATTAGGTGAAGAAGGTATGAAAAAAAGCGTCGTTGTTGTAGCGACGTCAGATGAAAGTCACCTTATGCAACTTCGTGCGGCAAAGCTTGCAACGTCTATTGCTGAATTTTTCCGTGATCAAGGAAATAATGTATTACTTATGATGGATTCAGTTACTCGTTTTGCCGACGCTCGCCGAAGTGTTGACATTGCAGTCAAAGAATTACCAATCGGTGGTAAAACACTCTTAATGGAAAGTTATATGAAAAAGTTATTAGAGCGATCCGGAAAAACACAAAAAGGGGCAATAACAGGTATTTATACAGTGCTAGTTGATGGTGACGATTTAAATGGTCCTGTACCAGATTTGGCTCGTGGTATTTTAGATGGACATATTGTATTAAAACGTGAGCTCGCAACTCTTAGTCATTACCCTGCCATTTCTGTACTAGATTCGGTAAGTAGGATTATGGAAGAAATCGTATCGCCGAATCATTGGCAACTTGCAAATGAAATGAGAAAAATTTTATCTATTTATAAAGAAAATGAATTGTATTTTAAACTAGGAACAATTCAAGAAAATGAAGAAAATGCTTATATTTTTGAATGTAAAAATAAAGTAGAAGCTATAAATATGTTTTTAAAACAAGGTCGAACGGATAGTTTTCATTTTGAAGATGTTGTCCAAGCGATGCACCATATTGTATAA